A stretch of DNA from Candidatus Pseudomonas phytovorans:
CCGGTGAAGCCGAACACGTAGGTAACGATCGGGTATTCGGCAACGGCTTCCAGGGTCAGTTTCGGCAGCTTGGCCAGCGGGTGGCCCTGCGGCACCACCACGCAACGGTTCCACTTGTAGCACGGCATCATGATCAGGTCGCCAAACAGTTCCAGCGCCTCGGTGGCGATGGCGAAGTCGACCGTACCGTCCGCAGCCATCTCGGCAATCTGCATGGGCGAACCCTGGTGCATATGCAGGGACACTTCCGGGTACTGCTTGATGAAGCTGCTGATCACGGGCGGCAAGGCATAGCGCGCCTGGGTGTGGGTGGTGGCGATGGACAGCGTGCCCTTCTTCTCGTTGGAGAACTCCTGGGCAATCTGCTTGATGCTTTCAACTTTGCGCAGGATTTCGCCGGCGGTGTTGATGATGCGCTCACCGGCCGGCGTGACACGGGTCAGGTGCTTGCCGCTACGGGCAAAGACTTCAACACCCAGTTCATCTTCGAGCAGGCGGATCTGTTTGCTGATACCTGGCTGGGAGGTATACAGGCTCTGCGCCGTCGCGGAGACGTTGAGGTCATGGTGCGCCACTTCCCAGATGTAGCGCAGTTGTTGAAGCTTCATAGATTCCCCTCGGTTCAGCGATGAGTCCGCGGCAGCAGGCAGCGACGATATATAACTATATTAGTGGTTTTGGAAATAAATCTAGAACTATTTTGTTACATGCCCCCAGGAATGGCACACGGCCAGCTTCACATTTTCCTACGCCCCAGATGCTGCGCCAACGGCACCATGTACACCGGCACCGGTGACAGCTGCAGCAGCCGCACCGCCGTGCGCCCCAGGGGCACATCCACCCCGGCACCGGCACTGTGGCTACCGAAAATCAACAGGTCGACGCTCAGCCGCTGCGCCTGGTCAAGGATCACCTGCGCCGGGTCGCCCTGGCGTACCCGCACCGCCTTGATCACCGCGAGGTCAGCCTCCCCGCCCAGCTCATCACGAAAGCTCTCCAGTACGCGCTGCTCAATGTTGGCCATCACCGCGTTCACGCCCTGGCTGTGCAATTGGTCGAGCGTCTGTTCATCGAGGTAGCTCTGCAGGAGGGATTCGGCGAACTGCCCCATCGGCTCCACCGCATGAATCACATACAGCTCGGCATTGAACGTGCGCGCCAAGGCCAGCGCGTGCTGCATCACAAAAGGGGCGTAGACACCGAGGTCGGTGGCGTACAGCATGGAGCGGATCATTCGACCTCCTCGACTGCCGTAGCGGCAGAGCAAGCTTCAGCTTAGCAGCGCGCCGGGCGCACGCTTTGCCGTCCGGCGCGCTGCTGGCGCGGGCTGGAGGGCAGCGCATGCTCGCGCCAGTGGCTCGGCATAGATAGCCTGCAGCTCCCCGGCATCAGCCCACCCAAGCCAACGATAGCCCCGCTGCCAACGATACTGGCGCGTGGTGCGTGGCGCGTGCGGATGCATGCTGATCACCAGGTAAATGCCAGCCTTCTGTGTATACAGCTTGCGCGCTGTCAGGTAGCCCATGGGCGCCAACGCGCCACAGCAGCAGGGAAAACAGCACGCTGACGGAACTTGCGCCCATTGTCGCGCCCCCCGTAACGCGCTAAGGTTCGGCTCCCCGCTGCGATTATTCTTGCTGCTGGGCCGCACGGGGACAGTTGGCGGCCGGCACCCGTGACCTGACGAGTAACACGATGGCTGATTTACCGATCGATGACTTGAACGTTGCCTCCAACGAGACCCTGATCACCCCCGATCAGCTCAAGAAGGAAATCCCCCTCAGCGCCAAGGCCCTGCAGACTGTGACTGCCGGCCGTGAAGTGGTGCGCAATATTCTCGACGGCAAGGACCATCGCCTGTTCGTCGTGGTCGGCCCTTGCTCCATCCACGACATCAAGGCCGCTCACGAATACGCCGAGCGCCTGAAAGTGCTGGCCGAAGAAGTGTCCGATACGCTGTATCTGGTCATGCGCGTGTACTTCGAAAAGCCGCGCACCACCGTCGGCTGGAAAGGCCTGATCAACGACCCGTATCTGGATGACTCGTTCAAGATCCAGGATGGCCTGCACATAGGCCGCCAGCTGCTGCTGGACCTGGCCGAAATGGGTCTGCCGACCGCCACCGAAGCGCTTGACCCGATTTCCCCGCAATACCTGCAAGACCTGATCAGCTGGTCGGCCATCGGCGCCCGCACCACCGAATCCCAGACCCACCGCGAAATGGCATCGGGCCTGTCTTCGGCGGTCGGCTTCAAGAACGGCACCGACGGCGGCCTGACCGTTGCCATCAATGCCCTGCAGTCGGTGTCCAAACCACACCGTTTCCTCGGTATCAACCAGGAAGGCGGCGTGTCGATCGTCACCACCAAGGGCAACCCTTACGGCCACGTGGTGCTGCGCGGCGGTAACGGCAAGCCGAACTACGACTCGGTCAGCGTCGCCTTGTGCGAGCAGGATCTGGCCAAGGCCAAGATCAAGGCCAACATCATGGTCGACTGCAGCCACGCCAACTCCAACAAGGACCCGGCCCTGCAACCGCTGGTAATGGAGAACGTCGCCAACCAGATCCTGGAAGGCAACCAATCGATCATCGGCCTGATGGTCGAAAGCCACCTGAACTGGGGCTGCCAGTCGATCCCGAAAGACCTGAGCGAATTGCAGTACGGCGTGTCGGTCACCGACTCGTGCATCGACTGGTCCGCGACCGAGAAGACCCTGCGCAGCATGCATGCCAAGTTGAAGGATGTGCTGCCGCAGCGTAAACGCGGCTGATTGATGCAAAAAGCGGGGCCGCTTCGCGCCCCATCGCCGGCAAGCCAGCTCCCACATGTACAGCGAAACGCTTGTATGTGGGAGCTGGCTTGCCGGCGATGGGGCGCGAAGCGGCCCCGCTCTTTATTTACAGATTCAGGCCTTGCTCGAATGCCGCTGCTGGCGCTCCATGTAGCGTTCCACATATGAGCAGGACGGAATCACCGTATAGCCCATCTGTTCAGCGTACTCCAGCGCCCGCTCGGTCAATGCGGCAGCAATCCCGC
This window harbors:
- the cysB gene encoding HTH-type transcriptional regulator CysB; the protein is MKLQQLRYIWEVAHHDLNVSATAQSLYTSQPGISKQIRLLEDELGVEVFARSGKHLTRVTPAGERIINTAGEILRKVESIKQIAQEFSNEKKGTLSIATTHTQARYALPPVISSFIKQYPEVSLHMHQGSPMQIAEMAADGTVDFAIATEALELFGDLIMMPCYKWNRCVVVPQGHPLAKLPKLTLEAVAEYPIVTYVFGFTGRSKLDEAFNHRGLTPKVVFTAADADVIKTYVRLGLGVGIVAGMAVDAKLDNDLVALDASELFEASITKIGFRRGTFLRGFMCDFIEKFAPHLTREVMAKAIQCHNKQELEELFAGVELPFH
- a CDS encoding universal stress protein → MIRSMLYATDLGVYAPFVMQHALALARTFNAELYVIHAVEPMGQFAESLLQSYLDEQTLDQLHSQGVNAVMANIEQRVLESFRDELGGEADLAVIKAVRVRQGDPAQVILDQAQRLSVDLLIFGSHSAGAGVDVPLGRTAVRLLQLSPVPVYMVPLAQHLGRRKM
- a CDS encoding 3-deoxy-7-phosphoheptulonate synthase; protein product: MADLPIDDLNVASNETLITPDQLKKEIPLSAKALQTVTAGREVVRNILDGKDHRLFVVVGPCSIHDIKAAHEYAERLKVLAEEVSDTLYLVMRVYFEKPRTTVGWKGLINDPYLDDSFKIQDGLHIGRQLLLDLAEMGLPTATEALDPISPQYLQDLISWSAIGARTTESQTHREMASGLSSAVGFKNGTDGGLTVAINALQSVSKPHRFLGINQEGGVSIVTTKGNPYGHVVLRGGNGKPNYDSVSVALCEQDLAKAKIKANIMVDCSHANSNKDPALQPLVMENVANQILEGNQSIIGLMVESHLNWGCQSIPKDLSELQYGVSVTDSCIDWSATEKTLRSMHAKLKDVLPQRKRG